In one window of Littorina saxatilis isolate snail1 linkage group LG11, US_GU_Lsax_2.0, whole genome shotgun sequence DNA:
- the LOC138980818 gene encoding protocadherin gamma-A4-like, with the protein MSEFVRIVFNARTFPDPRLYYTGTVQVDSSLYNYVIAVKCEDDDGDGTSTITVPVYVINNRAPVFTEYPSVKKSSIDARDSVAGQSVHTVTADDPDNNAMTYSMTQSPDNGFFEINEATGEITLTESLRSSTEDVYILTVEACDSAGLCGEDLQVIVPLTDLNTAPYFENFPTTVYVQENTYTTGNTAIAKLTITDLEDGDDEVTTLCSAQPSDEAYKFTYVESSQEIRLTNGYLLDYDQGTTRYTITCVASDGYLSTEQEFTVEVTNLNEEPVFVDSTYYCTLTEDEAGGSACDLDLTAIDPDLGDSVIYTIVSSTDSDRFRLLDNGERLTFAVDYDIDKPVSWPQSDVITVKATDSLGLTSTSQVKITVNDKNDNTCKFSPSVILGTVSQGSTPDILGTLIAEDDDVTAPNNEVTYETVGGDTSYMYLLGDGTVHYSKSIPDTEQERIYYLQVRCVDGGSPQRSATATFALTYVTTTTSTTTTTTTTTTTTPTTTTPTTTTATTAASEPSSDDIWDDDGFLALFSILMLLLGLGLAALMTYLCCCGGLAQCAGGACGGMNCGGPGRGFGGSCQECSCDDCCYPRPRTPKVQPRDDFFDTERPARTSSNYKDFAWSTNDVIHDGTFGGITSSDTMGNGGMGGYKALPAPEAFY; encoded by the exons atgtcagagttcg TTCGAATCGTTTTCAATGCTCGTACTTTTCCAGATCCAAGACTGTACTACACGGGGACCGTACAAGTGGATTCGTCACTGTATAACTACGTCATCGCAGTGAAGTGTGAGGATGACGACGGCGACGGAACTTCCACCATAACCGTCCCTGTTTACGTCATCAACAACCGCGCTCCTGTTTTCACTGAATACCCCTCAG TGAAAAAATCATCGATCGACGCCAGAGACTCTGTTGCTGGACAGTCCGTGCACACGGTGACTGCCGATGACCCAGACAACAACGCTATGACGTACAGCATGACGCAGAGTCCTGACAACGGATTCTTCGAAATCAACGAag CCACAGGCGAGATCACGCTGACCGAGAGTTTGAGGTCATCGACAGAGGACGTGTACATCTTGACCGTCGAGGCGTGTGACTCTGCGGGGCTGTGCGGAGAGGACCTTCAGGTTATTGTGCCTCTCACGG ATTTGAACACAGCGCCTTATTTTGAAAATTTTCCCACAACCGTCTACGTGCAAGAAAACACATACACCACTGGCAACACAGCGATAGCAAAATTAACTATTACCGATTTGGAGGATGGCGATGATGAGGTGACGACATTGTGTTCTGCACAACCCTCTGACGAAGCATACAAGTTTACCTACGTCGAGAGCA GTCAAGAAATCAGACTGACCAACGGATACCTCCTGGACTATGACCAGGGGACCACAAGGTACACGATTACCTGCGTTGCCTCCGATGGCTACCTGTCCACTGAG CAAGAGTTTACTGTAGAAGTGACGAATCTGAACGAGGAACCTGTGTTCGTTGACTCGACGTACTATTGCACCCTTACTGAAGATGAG GCCGGGGGCTCcgcatgtgaccttgacctcacAGCCATCGACCCTGACCTTGGCGATTCGGTGATCTACACCATAGTCTCTTCAACAGATAGCGATCGGTTTCGTCTCCTTGACAACGGAGAACGGCTGACCTTCGCCGTAGACTATGACATCGACAAACCAGTTTCTTGGCCGCAGAGTGACGTCATAACTGTCAAAGCTACAGACTCTTTGGGTCTGACGTCAACCAGTCAGGTCAAAATCACCGTCAATGACAAAAATGACAACACGTGCAAATTTTCACCCTCTGTGATACTAGGAACAGTTTCACAGGGAAGCACCCCAG ATATTCTGGGGACACTGATAGCGGAAGATGATGACGTCACGGCCCCCAATAACGAAGTGACGTACGAAACGGTGGGAGGCGACACCAGCTACATGTATCTTCTGGGAGACGGCACG GTCCACTACAGCAAATCTATTCCCGACACAGAACAAGAGCGGATCTACTACCTCCAAGTCCGCTGCGTCGATGGAGGGTCCCCCCAACGCTCCGCCACCGCCACCTTCGCTCTTACCTACGTCACCACCacaacctccaccaccaccaccacaaccacaaccaccaccaccacacccacCACGACTACGCCGACGACGACAACCGCCACCACCGCCGCGTCCGAACCAAGCTCTGACGACATTTGGGATGACGATGGATTTTTGGCGCTGTTTTCGATTTTGATGCTGTTGTTGGGTTTAGGGTTAGCGGCCCTGATGACCTACCTATGCTGCTGCGGGGGGCTTGCACAGTGCGCCGGGGGGGCGTGCGGGGGGATGAACTGCGGGGGGCCTGGCCGGGGGTTTGGAGGTTCGTGTCAGGAGTGCTCGTGTGACGACTGTTGTTATCCCAG ACCAAGAACGCCCAAGGTGCAGCCAAGAGATGATTT TTTCGACACTGAACGCCCAGCAAGAACCTCAAGCAACTACAAGGATTTTGCCTGGAGCACCA ATGACGTCATCCATGACGGAACATTTGGAGGAATAACGTCATCGGACACGATGGGCAATGGAGGAATGGGAGGTTACAAAGCTCTTCCGGCCCCTGAGGCTTTCTATTAA